The following nucleotide sequence is from Pochonia chlamydosporia 170 chromosome 4, whole genome shotgun sequence.
AAGGAACAGTACTTGTCCTTAATTGCGACGACTTCGTACGtgccttcttggctggcTTTGATCACCTTGCTATGCTCATAAGAGGTATCGTGTCTCCTTTCCAAGACAACACTTCTGTGTCCCTTTTTGGCGTTGCTACTTCGCGTGTACGTGAATTCAAACGGAGGCGTGCCCCAGAATTCGAACAAGATGTCAACCTCGTTACCTTCATGGATATCAACGCGAGATTGCTTTCCACGGCTAATTTGGACGCTCGGCAGAGGGTGAATCCTCTTGTGCAGGTTGACAGCTGCACGGCACTCACTGGCCTTGTCCGAAAtactggtgatgatgaagtcgccGGGCTTCTCGGCCACACGGCGGAAATTTGTCGACTGTGATTTGGCATTCCAGCGCCCGTTGAAGTCATAGGCTATGTCAAACGGCGGCGTTCCCGACAGTGTATATGCAATTCGTTCGCCAACGCAAAAGTCGTCACGAGATTCCAGCGGATAAATTGAAGGAGCATCAAAAAGCTGGATCTGGATTGACGGTCCATTAACGTCGTACTTTTGCTGGCATCCTTTAGCGTCTCGAACACGTCGTATGCGAAGTTGCTGTGCACCGAGGCGCAAATGCTCTCTCGGTATAGGCATGGAGTAGGAGTGGGAGTTAATGGATGGAATACGGTAGGTATCTGGCACCGATCCAGACTGATGTTTGATCTCCACTTCGACGTAGAATGGCGGGACACCAGTCAAAGCGATGGGGATCTTATCTTCGTGTTCCTGTTCCTCCATACAATACTTGAATGCCTGGCCAGGTTTAGAGAAGACCGCCGTTGGCTTGGCGTTGACGCGTTGCTTTACCACTAGCGGCTGTAGTTTCTTGTCGTTATACAGGTTGTCGGCAAGACCAATAAACTTGTAAGAGTAGTCGCCAGCTTTGCTGGTATCCATTGATATGGATGCCTTGGAAAGTGCAGCATCAAATTCCCTGCTTCGTTCCGAGTGGGAGCCCTTTGCAACTCTGTGTTCCAACTTGTACGACACGTGGTATGGTGGTGAACCTGGGCCTGGTTAGGATGCGTACGCAGAGAAGTGAATATATATGCCACTTTGGACTTACCTTGAAGGTTGACTTCAAATCCGTCGATATCGCCCTCGCAGACGTCTTGCTTGACGAATGCGTCCTTACCGTTTGTTATGCTCTCAGTTTGAACGAGCGAAATTTGGGGTCTAGGGAACCAGTCCACCTGGAATGTAGAGGCAGACTTGTCGACGGTGCCTTGACACTGACTGTCCTTTACCTCTAGAATTTCATACACTCCTCGGGACTTGACGAGGAGATTATCGTTCGGTGCGGTGGCAGTTTTAGTAATTTCGCTCCCAGATTCATTCATATTCCGATACCGGATGGTCCAAGGAGATTCACCTTGTAGCCGCAAGGGGAGACGCAAGGGAGTGTCTTCcacagccatgatggagttCTTCTGCTCTACCAACCCGAAGCCACCTCGCGGTCGCTGTCGCCGGACTGCAATCTTGATCTGATCCTGTAGGAAGGTTTTGCAACCACGCTTGTCTTGCACGCTGCTGAGAGCAAGAATATACTCTCCTCCTTTTGCAAGGACTTGTGTCTTGAtcttgaacttgttgtcTTCGAGGTTGGTTACGCGTTCTGTTTTGCGTTTGCCATCATGTACAGTTTCCCATTCGAGGTTAAAGGGAGGATCGCCGTTGAGGGCAACATCTATCTCGACTTCTGAATCAAGACAGGCGTTTATCGTGTCGCGCGGGTGGATGATCTTGGCCGAGGCAGCTGGTTTTACGACCTGCTCGAGAGTGATGTCTTGGCCAGACAGGGGCAAACCAGTATACACGGCGTCGCTGATGGACATGAAAACGTACTTATGACGGCCAGCCTCCTTAGGGATGAGCTCGAGTTGTGCACGCAAGCCAGGCACACGCAAGGTTTTGCCCTCAGGTGGACCATCAGAAATGATGTCGTATCGGATATCGAATGGTGGAGTGCccacaaggtcaaggtcaactcGAAGACCGATTGAGTTGCCTGCGCACTTGTCGGGTATGTCTTCGGAACGAATAGACAGATGAGGTTCCAATGGATTCAGCAACAAACAAGATGACGGTTCGTCCACTTCGCCATGACAAGAGCCACTCGTCACCGATCTGAGAGTGTATAGCCCAGATTCAGATACGAAAGGTTTGTCTCCAGAATATTTTGCTGAATGACTGAATATCGATGACTTGTCGCCATGATCCCCGCTGTTAGTTAAGGTGTCAATAGGCGAGAATTCCCATGTAATTTCATGTGATGTATCCTTGATAGAACCAGAGAGACTAAAAGAAATGGGCAGGGACTTGGCACTGCCCTTGGCCACTTTTATCGGATGTCTGAGGTCACAGCCATCCATGCGAATCTTTGGCCGTTCTCTCACCGTGAACTTTTGAGTAAGGCCCTTGGGATTGGTGACATCTACGTCTTCGCCTGGCTTGGCGTACTTGACTTCGTTTCCGAATGCGTCGTGAACTTCATCAACAGAATACTCCCATTCTCCAGGATTGGTGAGAGATTCGTTGAGACCGACCGTGACCTTGGCAGGACGTGCCCAGGAGAAGTCGTCATTGTTAGCAACGGCACCGCCATTTGCGCCTGCAATGAGTGGCGAGGCAAAGCCGTCGGGCTGTAGGCTTTGAAATCGAAAATCGTGATTTATGCCATTGATAGAACGGCTGTACTTGATTTTGAGTGGCGGAGTGCCAACCACTTCAAGCGACAGATCAGACAAATCGCGAATGCATCGCTGGGACGATTCAGAAGCACGAATATTGGCCCGCGGACAAGGGACCACGTAAGTTTCCTTGGTGACGCGCTGCACCTCGAGCTTGTACTCATCCAAGACTCTGCCCAGACGATAGACACCAGTCTtcttgacgacatggagccagGTGAATGCACCATTGTTGGGATCGATGCCTTGGTCGCGGATGGCTCTGGCAACCTTGTTGACTTCGCGTGTGGGGATCTTGATGGTTTCCTCCTTGTTTGTTTCGAGGTCGACACGAATCAACTCAATTTCGGCGGGCACGGTGGCATTGAAGGAGATTGGCAGCGAGGCGCCAGTCTTGTCCTTGCGGTTCAAGCAGTAGGGCAACATGTCAGGGTTGAGCACGGCTGAGCCTTCAGGAAGAATGTTGATAATTTGCCTGCCCATGATGAGCGAGTGATTGTTCAGGATGCTCGAAAGCTTCACGTTGTGCTCGGAAATGGAAATTTCGCGGTCATACAAGACCTTGGCGAAGCCGAGAAGCCATGTCTGCCAGGGTAGCTGGGTGCTCAAGATTAGACGCGAGTGTTCGAAGATGAGCATGGATGCAGCTGCGCAGTCCATTGGGATTGGAGAAGGTGACTTACAGGAATATTGAACATCAACATGTAGTTGAGGACGACATGCCCAGTGAAAAGGGTAGTGACGAGGAACTGGGAAAGCTCCAGCCATGGGATTCTGAGTTCGGGCAAGCCAAAGAGGAAAGCAAAATCAATGAAAATCCACTTGATAAATAACCACCAGGACGaatcgccatcttcaatgacTTGAAGCCAATCGTAGAGTTTCCAGGCCCATAGCAGCACATAAACGGCCAGTGCGTATAAACGCTGTTGAGGAGCATCGAGGAAGGTCAAGGGGATAAGAGGCTCGCTCGTGACGCGACGGCCGGTAACATTTTCGGGGGCGAGAGGAAGAGTAGGTGACTTGGCAGAGGCGGAGGCTGAATTGGAGAAGGTGGTGCCATTTGACGAAACGGTGCCGACTGTCGAGGGTGTTTGTTGGAGGTTCTGTCGTCGAGCAACGGTAGCTGGAGTTGCTGGGAACCCAGACCGCAAGCGAGGAGTCCCGCTCATCGCATTCCGTATTGACAGTTGGACGAAGTTGAGCAGGAAAGCATCGAAAAGCAAGCGTGaagggcaaggacaaggtcGCAGTCAGTCGTCGCGTCTGGTGTGGCgtggagatgaagcttgCACGACACGACACGAAACGACGATGGACGATGCACCAAACAAGAAGCTTCTGGTTAGGCAACTTTTTTGGACTCGAGTCTGGACGTGACGAGCTGCTGGGCAGGATTTATTATGTGgacccaccagacctgaccagaccagacctttcCATCTCTGCACTTTCCCATCAAAttcaaccaaccaaccagatTGACACCAATCAGATCAATCGATGCTCTGCACCAGCCAGTCTGTTCCTGGTctgcttgacttgacgcGCTATTTGCttctacagtctgtggtccaatgtatttgaacatatccaagtatacactaacacagctcaatatgcctcagcacacaacgagatatgcgatacctttccctgttcaaatacttctgaccccccactgtacaTGTAATCCTTGTCAATCCCATcagagtactccgtacagcacTCCGTGAATAAGGTCAATATCAATCGGGCTCATTACACAAGTATTGTCCGCTTTTCACCGAGAAACAACTGCATCATGTATTTCTTTTGAATCGGGTCATCTTGCTTGATACTTGGCACTCTGCACCCTTTCCtggctacctaggtataggtacctacctaccaatctacctaggtacctaggtaggtaaagTAGGTACTTTCATAATATATTACCGTATACGGAGTATATCTGGTGGCCGACTCTGACTTTGTACCCGCCTTAGCCTGGCTAGTTTCTACTGCCATTGCCCAAGCCAAATACTCCCAGCCGTAACCAGAGCTGTCAGTCTGTCTTGCATTTGATACTCCGCACAATCCACAACAATTATTCCCAACTTCGTCACTTCtccgccatcttcctctctcttttttgGTCCTTACGATATCTTGTTCTCCATTTTCCATATCCTGCATCTTGCTATATTCCAAGCCTCTTGCCTGGAATGGCCACCAACCCTGCCTAGTAACCGGGTACGTTCACTCATTTCGCCCCATCTGACCTGCAactccatccatcacacATCACATATCAGGCCAACTCGGTCAAAGCTAAATGGTGCTCATAAGtaattttcttcttttgccaCTAATGAATATCTTAGGTCAGTATCTGccttaagtacctaggtatcttGTGCAGCAGGAATTCCCGAATGCTACGACGAACTCCTCACTCACTCCAATAAGCACATCGCGTCAAATACCCAATTTCCAC
It contains:
- a CDS encoding nuclear envelope pore membrane protein (similar to Coccidioides immitis RS XP_001248338.1), which translates into the protein MSGTPRLRSGFPATPATVARRQNLQQTPSTVGTVSSNGTTFSNSASASAKSPTLPLAPENVTGRRVTSEPLIPLTFLDAPQQRLYALAVYVLLWAWKLYDWLQVIEDGDSSWWLFIKWIFIDFAFLFGLPELRIPWLELSQFLVTTLFTGHVVLNYMLMFNIPLPWQTWLLGFAKVLYDREISISEHNVKLSSILNNHSLIMGRQIINILPEGSAVLNPDMLPYCLNRKDKTGASLPISFNATVPAEIELIRVDLETNKEETIKIPTREVNKVARAIRDQGIDPNNGAFTWLHVVKKTGVYRLGRVLDEYKLEVQRVTKETYVVPCPRANIRASESSQRCIRDLSDLSLEVVGTPPLKIKYSRSINGINHDFRFQSLQPDGFASPLIAGANGGAVANNDDFSWARPAKVTVGLNESLTNPGEWEYSVDEVHDAFGNEVKYAKPGEDVDVTNPKGLTQKFTVRERPKIRMDGCDLRHPIKVAKGSAKSLPISFSLSGSIKDTSHEITWEFSPIDTLTNSGDHGDKSSIFSHSAKYSGDKPFVSESGLYTLRSVTSGSCHGEVDEPSSCLLLNPLEPHLSIRSEDIPDKCAGNSIGLRVDLDLVGTPPFDIRYDIISDGPPEGKTLRVPGLRAQLELIPKEAGRHKYVFMSISDAVYTGLPLSGQDITLEQVVKPAASAKIIHPRDTINACLDSEVEIDVALNGDPPFNLEWETVHDGKRKTERVTNLEDNKFKIKTQVLAKGGEYILALSSVQDKRGCKTFLQDQIKIAVRRQRPRGGFGLVEQKNSIMAVEDTPLRLPLRLQGESPWTIRYRNMNESGSEITKTATAPNDNLLVKSRGVYEILEVKDSQCQGTVDKSASTFQVDWFPRPQISLVQTESITNGKDAFVKQDVCEGDIDGFEVNLQGSPPYHVSYKLEHRVAKGSHSERSREFDAALSKASISMDTSKAGDYSYKFIGLADNLYNDKKLQPLVVKQRVNAKPTAVFSKPGQAFKYCMEEQEHEDKIPIALTGVPPFYVEVEIKHQSGSVPDTYRIPSINSHSYSMPIPREHLRLGAQQLRIRRVRDAKGCQQKYDVNGPSIQIQLFDAPSIYPLESRDDFCVGERIAYTLSGTPPFDIAYDFNGRWNAKSQSTNFRRVAEKPGDFIITSISDKASECRAAVNLHKRIHPLPSVQISRGKQSRVDIHEGNEVDILFEFWGTPPFEFTYTRSSNAKKGHRSVVLERRHDTSYEHSKVIKASQEGTYEVVAIKDKYCSFSTEQATEKKDGR